A DNA window from Aminipila luticellarii contains the following coding sequences:
- a CDS encoding FAD-dependent oxidoreductase, whose protein sequence is MDKKKVVIIGGVAGGATTAARLRRLDENAEIIILEKGDYISYANCGLPYYIGDVIKERESLLLQTPEAMKERFNIEVRTGNEVLSINREEKNVTVRKAADGKDYKESYDTLVIATGSAPIIPPIDGVDGDGIFTLWNIPDTDKIKQYLIEKKPKTAAVIGGGFIGLEMAENLKEAGCTVSIIEMQDQVMTPVDFEMAQLVHENIRMNGVELILSDGVKTFEKLPDLSTEKTRITLASGKTVDADLVILSIGIKPNSGLAREAGLELNQRGGIVVDGSLKTSDPNIYAVGDVIEVTEFIEKGKTMIPLAGPANKQARICAGNIAAELREPDQGIGASHKETTAGTYGGTQGTSVAKVFDLTVAATGLNEKTLIRMGKKAEEDYFVTIISQKSHAGYYPEAVPITLKLLFSPTGQIFGAQIVGADGVDKRIDVIATAIGLGAKVTDLKKLELAYAPPYSSAKDPVNMLGFVSDNLLNGLVRFVPWDGLEKREELAQKTGVSGVTVLDVRERVERMAFEVEDSVHIPLGQLRGRINELNREHLIVTFCAIGVRAYNAARILTNAGFPHVAVYPGGAGFYKSVLHDKSGGALQGCLTEQPIEPQKEDGDRRGCAQQGDEIDLNNVVITETLDCSGLQCPGPIMRVFNSINQMEDGQIIKVSATDMGFVADIDSWCRRTGNTLVKTCKEGRQHVVYIQKGNRQKDKGGVGKGAQEVAELPQGKTLIVFSGDLDKVLASFIIANGAAAMGRPVTMFFTFWGLNALRKAEKQPVKKPFIDGMFGRMMPRGTSKLRLSNMNMGGLGTRMMKKVMNDKNVESLEDLMKRAMENGVKLVACTMSMDVMGITKEELIEGVEFAGVASYLGDAEQSNVNLFV, encoded by the coding sequence ATGGATAAGAAAAAGGTTGTTATAATAGGCGGAGTTGCAGGGGGAGCTACTACTGCGGCTAGGCTTCGAAGACTGGATGAAAATGCAGAAATCATTATTCTGGAAAAAGGCGATTATATTTCTTATGCCAACTGCGGGCTTCCTTATTACATAGGGGATGTCATAAAGGAGCGGGAAAGCCTGCTTCTCCAAACGCCGGAAGCGATGAAAGAACGTTTTAATATAGAAGTACGGACAGGGAATGAGGTGCTTTCCATAAACCGAGAGGAAAAGAATGTAACGGTAAGGAAAGCGGCAGACGGCAAAGATTATAAAGAAAGCTATGATACGCTGGTAATCGCAACAGGTTCCGCGCCAATCATTCCGCCAATAGACGGAGTGGATGGAGACGGCATTTTTACCCTTTGGAATATTCCGGATACAGATAAAATAAAGCAGTACCTTATTGAAAAAAAACCAAAGACGGCAGCTGTTATCGGAGGGGGATTTATAGGGCTTGAAATGGCAGAAAATCTTAAAGAGGCAGGCTGTACCGTGTCTATTATAGAGATGCAGGATCAGGTCATGACTCCCGTAGACTTTGAAATGGCACAGCTGGTGCATGAAAATATTAGGATGAATGGGGTGGAGCTTATTCTGTCAGATGGTGTAAAAACCTTTGAGAAGCTTCCGGACTTAAGTACCGAAAAGACTCGAATCACACTGGCCAGCGGGAAAACGGTGGATGCGGATCTGGTCATCTTGTCCATAGGCATTAAACCCAACAGTGGGCTTGCCAGGGAAGCCGGATTAGAATTAAACCAGCGGGGCGGAATTGTGGTGGATGGCAGCTTGAAAACTTCCGATCCGAATATTTATGCCGTGGGCGATGTCATTGAGGTGACCGAATTTATTGAAAAAGGAAAAACAATGATTCCGTTAGCAGGTCCGGCAAATAAGCAGGCGCGTATCTGTGCGGGAAACATTGCCGCTGAACTTAGAGAGCCGGATCAGGGCATAGGGGCTTCTCATAAAGAAACGACAGCAGGAACGTATGGCGGTACCCAGGGAACCTCCGTAGCCAAAGTATTCGATTTAACAGTGGCTGCAACCGGATTAAATGAAAAGACACTTATCCGAATGGGAAAGAAAGCGGAGGAGGATTATTTTGTAACAATTATCAGCCAAAAATCTCACGCAGGATATTATCCGGAAGCAGTGCCCATTACATTAAAGCTGCTGTTTTCGCCAACGGGTCAAATTTTTGGAGCACAGATTGTTGGGGCAGATGGTGTGGATAAACGAATTGATGTAATAGCCACAGCCATTGGATTGGGGGCAAAGGTTACAGATTTGAAAAAACTGGAGCTGGCTTATGCACCTCCGTATTCTTCCGCTAAAGATCCGGTAAACATGCTGGGCTTCGTCAGTGACAATCTTCTGAATGGGCTTGTCCGATTTGTTCCTTGGGACGGACTTGAAAAGAGAGAAGAGCTTGCTCAAAAAACGGGAGTATCCGGGGTTACGGTATTGGATGTGAGAGAACGTGTTGAAAGAATGGCATTTGAAGTAGAAGATTCCGTACACATACCCCTTGGACAGCTTCGAGGCAGGATCAATGAACTGAATAGGGAGCATCTAATCGTCACCTTTTGTGCCATAGGCGTCCGTGCTTATAATGCAGCAAGAATTCTGACGAACGCCGGATTCCCGCATGTGGCGGTTTATCCGGGTGGAGCGGGCTTTTATAAATCGGTGCTTCACGACAAGAGCGGCGGAGCTTTGCAAGGCTGTTTGACTGAGCAGCCCATTGAACCGCAGAAAGAAGACGGTGATAGAAGGGGCTGTGCACAGCAGGGAGATGAAATAGATTTAAACAACGTGGTTATAACAGAAACGCTGGATTGCAGCGGTCTGCAGTGCCCGGGGCCTATCATGCGCGTATTCAATTCAATCAACCAGATGGAGGATGGTCAGATCATCAAGGTATCGGCTACAGACATGGGTTTTGTTGCAGATATAGATTCCTGGTGCAGGAGAACAGGCAATACGTTGGTAAAGACTTGTAAAGAGGGTCGGCAGCATGTTGTGTACATCCAAAAAGGAAACCGTCAGAAGGATAAAGGCGGTGTCGGGAAGGGCGCCCAGGAAGTAGCGGAGCTGCCTCAGGGAAAGACACTGATTGTATTCAGCGGCGATCTGGATAAGGTCCTGGCTTCCTTTATTATCGCAAACGGCGCAGCAGCTATGGGCAGACCGGTCACTATGTTTTTTACCTTCTGGGGACTCAATGCCTTAAGAAAAGCGGAAAAGCAGCCAGTAAAAAAGCCTTTTATTGATGGAATGTTTGGCAGGATGATGCCGAGAGGTACCTCTAAATTAAGGCTCTCCAACATGAATATGGGCGGTTTGGGAACCAGAATGATGAAAAAAGTCATGAATGATAAAAATGTGGAATCCTTAGAGGATTTAATGAAAAGGGCTATGGAAAACGGCGTCAAGCTGGTAGCCTGTACCATGTCCATGGATGTGATGGGAATCACCAAAGAAGAATTAATAGAAGGTGTTGAGTTTGCAGGTGTTGCATCGTATCTGGGAGATGCGGAGCAGTCTAACGTAAACCTGTTTGTTTAA
- a CDS encoding MerR family transcriptional regulator, with protein MNGYMTVQEAAKKWCVTSRQVQLWCKENKIPGAQMYSRIWIIPETANRPEARRKAK; from the coding sequence ATGAATGGGTACATGACGGTTCAGGAAGCCGCAAAAAAGTGGTGTGTTACGTCACGTCAAGTTCAACTCTGGTGCAAAGAAAATAAAATTCCGGGCGCTCAGATGTACAGCCGTATTTGGATTATTCCAGAGACCGCTAACAGGCCGGAGGCAAGGCGTAAAGCAAAATAA
- the vsr gene encoding DNA mismatch endonuclease Vsr, whose protein sequence is MAQKTKEQISYNMSQVHSTDSALERAFVNELKRRGITTYSKNDRSVFGKPDFVFKARKIAVFCDSEFWHGYDWENARKAIKSNREFWIPKIERNIKRDKEVTDRLKAEGWTVLRFWEHRIKKSLNECIDEIITALRTPMPQIPYRTIDLCAGIGGIRRGFELTGFFKNVLSAEKDAWACKTYKHIFGEDPKNDVTSEEFKLLVDRTPYDVLLAGFPCQTFSRVGLEEGFENEEKGKIFHHIVEIIERTRPCAFLLENVDHLVTHDKGATFKFIIEELTLRLKYKVIGVSLNNDGKPVYTGKDFIRNSRNFGVPQNRPRTYIIGFDSERFPTELLEVLPTEIPKEREERIYTDLNDLLEQNVEAKYYMASGYLETLKRHRERQEGRGYGFGYRVVNEEGIASPVANTLLATGGSGKERNLIYDPREGIGGTEIKGKKTPLNDEGIRVMTPTEWGKLQGFINYAFLDENGQEVFSFPDGIPDAQKYKQFGNSVTIPAIEEMAKFIAECFEILCRKM, encoded by the coding sequence ATGGCTCAAAAAACAAAAGAGCAGATAAGCTATAATATGAGCCAAGTGCATAGCACCGATTCGGCTCTTGAACGAGCATTCGTCAATGAATTAAAGCGTCGTGGCATCACTACATATTCGAAAAACGATCGCTCTGTTTTTGGAAAGCCTGATTTTGTCTTTAAGGCTCGTAAAATTGCTGTTTTTTGTGACAGCGAATTTTGGCACGGATATGACTGGGAAAACGCAAGAAAAGCTATCAAGTCTAACCGTGAATTTTGGATTCCAAAGATTGAAAGAAATATTAAACGTGATAAAGAAGTTACTGATAGGCTGAAAGCCGAGGGTTGGACTGTGCTGCGTTTTTGGGAACACAGAATAAAAAAATCGTTGAACGAATGCATCGATGAAATTATAACAGCACTCAGAACACCAATGCCGCAGATACCGTACAGAACGATTGATCTTTGTGCGGGAATCGGAGGAATAAGGCGCGGTTTTGAATTGACCGGATTTTTCAAAAATGTTTTATCAGCAGAAAAAGATGCATGGGCTTGTAAAACGTATAAGCACATTTTCGGCGAAGATCCTAAGAATGACGTGACTTCCGAAGAATTTAAACTACTCGTTGATCGGACGCCCTACGATGTGTTGCTCGCAGGTTTTCCGTGTCAGACTTTCAGTAGAGTTGGGTTGGAAGAAGGCTTTGAGAACGAAGAAAAAGGGAAGATATTTCACCATATAGTTGAAATTATTGAGCGTACGCGTCCGTGTGCTTTCCTTCTTGAAAATGTTGATCATTTGGTGACGCACGATAAAGGCGCTACATTCAAGTTTATTATTGAAGAACTGACCTTAAGGCTTAAATATAAAGTCATCGGTGTTTCACTAAACAACGACGGCAAACCCGTTTATACAGGCAAGGATTTTATTCGCAACTCACGAAATTTCGGAGTTCCTCAAAATCGTCCGAGAACATACATCATCGGATTTGACAGCGAACGATTTCCGACAGAGCTTTTGGAAGTGTTGCCCACGGAAATCCCGAAAGAGCGAGAGGAAAGAATATACACCGATTTGAACGATTTGTTGGAACAGAATGTGGAAGCAAAATATTACATGGCTTCCGGCTACCTTGAAACCCTCAAACGCCATCGCGAAAGGCAGGAAGGCAGAGGTTACGGCTTTGGATACCGTGTGGTCAACGAGGAAGGAATTGCTTCCCCCGTGGCAAACACTTTATTGGCAACCGGAGGTTCCGGCAAGGAACGTAATCTGATATATGATCCGCGAGAAGGAATCGGCGGTACGGAAATTAAGGGCAAAAAGACACCGCTGAACGATGAAGGCATCCGTGTAATGACTCCCACCGAATGGGGGAAATTACAGGGTTTTATAAATTATGCGTTTTTGGACGAGAACGGGCAAGAAGTCTTTTCTTTCCCGGACGGCATCCCTGACGCCCAAAAATATAAACAGTTCGGAAATTCTGTTACCATTCCGGCAATAGAAGAGATGGCTAAGTTTATTGCGGAGTGCTTTGAGATACTCTGCCGTAAGATGTAA
- a CDS encoding DrmE family protein, producing the protein MTDQQILCRLTENCDIFFENSLISKELIIQKYVDFFVKSIFSKGHSSSVALHTGSVCFDIVAFIMAALACVSMDETDADEIIASLNIGDLVLYNNVRHRWLGFDTRNEMQYMKLEQDGKKNYGNTTSWLPVERNKHKIKPYNGTAVTTDGRGIRRKKSNRSDFISYITGKPLSEIPATTGVSAVIVADRAVFDRIQKGVRIEYDEKSITLLDIVPASYYTDGEEPYQFGNNPSKAEPVLKIAGRVSVARDLVLDKHGNRAVGLMVIGSEPTSKGASELEDLLERKSLKFTHISMSIDSENVEKYVDKKEISAVFACTKDFLLQHLKPTVVYNPFTNELDKQVNNIVNNEVRIDVIDGGCSWDVYRDIRNTLFIIRQSNWDEERKKNFIVPAHSLLNLFTTAVFPMEAMESSVANGELQLGVASPCAKINELWKAAESSGSFELQCIFVADALDDLYKSILKDSPKYQALRELVKNSFGEKIAIIIPKAYYADILKKEPLFSDKRIYIMTANRFDTSQSYDKVIVVGDFSGKRFDALKCRATADIIVLLYECETHWFKRRKRKALKFEKKLNLISGLYNNLDESAIDEFDEDDETVERFEGESLDLNEYVDTISIFDIRKFVAGVAATGENAQMSEVTAIGRFTSGEQIMFSRFYKAVVYNPAYSKETISETDVDKLNAGDRLVFTKRDNFTRNIVDSVFDALQASRKLSKDVCDAADKAFWWKEILRDYQKSRNLSYRQLAKQLNGFGCTVQEQGIRQWLVSDSHIVGPREESTLRQIAEMTQDPDLLGDVSGYFNACRTVRRQRKKILELIAKAIEDKLSRNQPPHDSVLEIVYNNVENLSEILELEVITLLDEGVSVPINLINKPITDMEVIS; encoded by the coding sequence ATGACTGACCAACAAATCCTGTGTCGACTTACTGAAAACTGTGACATCTTTTTCGAAAATTCACTAATATCCAAAGAGCTTATTATCCAAAAATACGTTGATTTTTTTGTGAAATCAATTTTTTCTAAAGGGCACTCATCAAGCGTGGCGTTACACACTGGGTCAGTGTGTTTTGATATTGTTGCCTTTATCATGGCGGCTCTTGCTTGTGTTTCGATGGATGAAACCGATGCTGATGAAATTATCGCTTCTTTAAATATTGGCGATTTGGTGCTGTATAACAATGTACGTCATCGTTGGCTCGGTTTTGATACAAGAAACGAAATGCAGTATATGAAACTGGAGCAAGACGGCAAGAAGAACTATGGCAATACAACTTCTTGGTTACCTGTCGAGCGGAATAAACATAAAATCAAGCCATATAACGGTACCGCTGTTACAACTGACGGCAGAGGCATACGAAGAAAGAAATCCAACCGTTCTGATTTTATTTCGTATATTACTGGGAAACCGTTGTCAGAAATTCCCGCCACAACCGGCGTTTCGGCTGTCATTGTGGCAGACAGAGCAGTGTTTGACCGTATTCAAAAAGGTGTTCGTATAGAATACGACGAAAAAAGTATTACTCTTCTTGATATCGTTCCGGCATCGTATTACACAGACGGCGAAGAACCGTATCAATTTGGAAACAATCCTTCAAAGGCAGAACCGGTACTGAAAATTGCCGGAAGAGTGTCAGTAGCCCGTGACCTTGTGCTGGACAAGCACGGAAACAGGGCTGTTGGACTTATGGTTATTGGTTCTGAACCCACATCGAAAGGTGCCTCGGAACTTGAGGACTTGCTCGAAAGAAAGTCTTTAAAATTTACGCATATTTCCATGAGCATTGATTCTGAAAATGTCGAAAAGTATGTCGACAAAAAGGAAATATCTGCGGTTTTTGCTTGCACAAAAGATTTTTTGCTTCAGCATTTAAAACCAACTGTAGTTTATAATCCGTTTACTAACGAGCTTGATAAACAAGTAAATAATATCGTCAATAACGAAGTGAGGATTGATGTAATCGATGGAGGTTGCTCTTGGGATGTCTACAGAGACATTAGAAATACACTGTTTATTATCAGGCAATCGAACTGGGATGAGGAGAGAAAAAAGAACTTTATCGTTCCGGCGCATTCATTACTTAACTTATTTACCACCGCTGTATTTCCGATGGAAGCAATGGAATCATCGGTTGCAAACGGTGAACTTCAACTCGGTGTCGCTTCCCCTTGCGCCAAAATAAACGAACTTTGGAAGGCGGCAGAAAGCTCCGGCTCTTTTGAATTGCAGTGCATTTTTGTTGCCGATGCTCTGGATGATTTGTATAAGTCTATTTTGAAGGATTCCCCCAAATATCAGGCTCTTCGTGAATTGGTAAAAAACTCATTTGGTGAAAAAATAGCTATCATTATTCCTAAAGCGTATTATGCTGATATTTTGAAAAAGGAACCTCTTTTCTCCGACAAACGGATTTACATAATGACCGCAAACCGTTTTGACACAAGCCAAAGCTATGATAAAGTGATTGTTGTCGGAGACTTTTCTGGGAAACGGTTTGACGCTCTGAAATGCAGAGCTACCGCCGATATTATCGTGCTTCTTTATGAATGCGAGACCCACTGGTTCAAGCGCAGAAAGCGCAAAGCTTTAAAATTCGAAAAGAAGCTTAATTTAATCAGCGGTCTATATAACAATTTAGACGAGAGTGCTATTGACGAATTCGACGAGGATGACGAAACTGTAGAGCGTTTCGAAGGCGAGTCTTTAGATTTGAATGAATATGTAGATACAATAAGCATCTTTGACATTCGCAAGTTTGTCGCTGGAGTCGCTGCTACCGGTGAAAATGCACAGATGTCGGAAGTTACGGCTATAGGTCGCTTTACAAGCGGCGAGCAGATAATGTTCTCCAGGTTTTACAAAGCGGTTGTATATAATCCAGCATACAGCAAAGAAACGATATCAGAAACTGATGTCGATAAACTAAATGCTGGTGACAGACTCGTGTTTACAAAGCGTGACAATTTCACCAGAAACATTGTTGATTCCGTTTTTGACGCTTTGCAAGCTTCGCGGAAATTAAGCAAGGATGTATGCGACGCCGCAGATAAAGCATTTTGGTGGAAAGAAATTCTTCGTGATTATCAGAAATCAAGAAATCTGTCCTACAGACAGCTTGCGAAACAACTAAATGGGTTCGGCTGTACCGTTCAAGAACAAGGCATACGACAGTGGCTCGTTTCCGACAGCCACATTGTGGGTCCGAGAGAAGAATCCACCTTGCGGCAAATTGCGGAAATGACACAAGATCCCGATTTACTTGGTGATGTGTCAGGTTATTTCAACGCTTGTAGAACCGTTCGACGGCAACGCAAAAAGATTCTAGAACTTATCGCAAAAGCGATTGAAGATAAACTGAGCAGAAATCAGCCACCTCATGATAGCGTGCTTGAAATCGTTTACAACAATGTCGAAAACCTGTCGGAGATATTGGAATTGGAAGTCATAACTCTATTGGATGAGGGCGTTTCGGTTCCGATTAACCTTATTAACAAACCTATTACAGATATGGAGGTTATATCATGA
- a CDS encoding helicase-related protein, giving the protein MNNKRYASNVLLATNMISVGIDVARLNVMLLVGQPKLTSEYIQASSRVGRSYPGVAFVQYDATKSRDRSHYERFRAYHESFYRFVEPTGATPFSKPARERALHAVVTAMLSLCPLSIRPIRPAPVRTRPSPAVARGVVL; this is encoded by the coding sequence ATGAACAATAAACGTTATGCTTCCAACGTTCTGCTTGCCACAAATATGATTTCCGTCGGTATTGATGTTGCGCGATTGAATGTTATGCTTCTCGTCGGACAGCCGAAGCTGACCAGCGAATACATTCAGGCATCCAGTCGTGTCGGTCGTTCATATCCCGGAGTCGCTTTTGTGCAGTATGATGCGACAAAAAGCCGTGACCGTTCTCATTACGAGCGATTCAGAGCCTACCACGAGTCCTTTTATCGATTTGTTGAACCCACCGGAGCCACACCGTTCTCAAAACCCGCACGGGAGAGAGCGTTACACGCCGTTGTCACGGCGATGTTATCTCTCTGCCCTTTAAGCATAAGACCCATCAGGCCTGCTCCCGTCAGAACACGACCCAGCCCCGCAGTTGCCAGAGGCGTCGTATTGTGA
- a CDS encoding phosphohexomutase domain-containing protein, which yields MIKKKAETGLKKNPCVITTIVSTRMTAAIAAKHGVRMILTLTGFKFIGEQIAFLENENREAEFLFGFEESYGYLSGTYVRDKDAVNGSMLICEMAAYYKEKGLTLADRLEELYQEYGYFKNHLIDFTFEGSKGMEIMNQLMQRFREELPSRLIGRPILEVADYQKQERYFLNEDGQPSGSVCINLPKSDVIEVVLEGGSSFTVRPSGTEPKIKIYLSAKGQYSSRI from the coding sequence TTGATTAAAAAGAAGGCAGAAACCGGATTAAAAAAGAATCCGTGTGTGATAACCACCATTGTATCCACTCGGATGACGGCTGCTATTGCGGCGAAGCATGGAGTTCGGATGATTTTGACGCTGACCGGCTTTAAGTTTATCGGAGAACAAATTGCATTTCTGGAAAATGAGAACAGAGAAGCGGAGTTCCTGTTTGGATTTGAAGAAAGCTATGGGTATCTGTCGGGAACCTATGTAAGAGATAAGGATGCGGTGAACGGTTCCATGCTCATCTGCGAAATGGCGGCGTATTACAAAGAAAAAGGACTGACGCTTGCTGATCGGCTGGAGGAACTGTATCAAGAATACGGATACTTTAAGAATCATCTGATCGATTTTACTTTTGAAGGCTCAAAGGGCATGGAAATCATGAATCAGCTCATGCAGAGATTCAGAGAAGAACTGCCAAGCCGGTTGATCGGCAGACCGATTCTGGAAGTAGCAGACTATCAGAAGCAGGAACGGTATTTTCTGAATGAAGACGGACAGCCGTCCGGTTCGGTCTGTATCAATCTTCCCAAGTCAGACGTAATAGAAGTGGTGCTGGAAGGAGGAAGCTCCTTTACGGTGAGACCTTCCGGAACGGAGCCTAAAATTAAAATCTATTTATCGGCAAAGGGCCAATACAGCTCAAGAATCTGA
- a CDS encoding S1C family serine protease, whose translation MDEPSSSSDSNANHGSRPKHRFHFKSTKGSIALLVVLCLLASTIFGFGGAMFANHMITGSDSFGKRSEADGKLSISNTGTTIEQSTDGNLTIKEIAALNANSVVEIKTEAMVTDSWMQQYVTEGAGSGVVISADGYIVTNNHVIENSNKITVTLKSGKSYSAKLIGRDDETDIAVLKIDASGLTPVVYGDSSALEVGDLSVVIGNPLGSLGGTVTAGIVSALDRSITIDGKSMTLLQTDASINPGNSGGGMFNQNGELVGIIVAKSSGSDVEGLGFAIPVNKVKKIAQELADYGYVRGRIDTGMTFVDLTSMRNAVYYGVTSLGIYVKSVDSDFAKAAGFKSGDMIYYVGDKKNQFRIGSDQCL comes from the coding sequence GTGGACGAACCATCATCTTCGTCTGATTCGAATGCAAATCACGGGTCAAGACCGAAACACAGGTTTCACTTTAAATCTACTAAGGGAAGTATCGCACTCCTGGTTGTCTTATGTCTCCTTGCTTCGACCATTTTCGGATTCGGCGGCGCCATGTTCGCCAACCATATGATCACCGGAAGTGACAGCTTCGGCAAACGTTCCGAAGCAGACGGCAAGTTAAGTATATCCAATACCGGGACTACCATAGAGCAGTCCACGGACGGAAATTTGACCATCAAAGAGATTGCGGCTCTGAATGCCAACTCTGTGGTGGAAATAAAGACCGAAGCTATGGTAACAGATTCCTGGATGCAGCAATATGTTACGGAGGGTGCCGGAAGCGGAGTGGTCATTTCTGCTGACGGGTACATCGTAACCAACAACCACGTGATTGAGAATTCCAATAAAATTACCGTTACCTTAAAAAGCGGCAAATCGTATTCGGCAAAATTAATCGGCCGGGATGATGAAACGGACATTGCCGTTTTAAAAATTGATGCCTCAGGGCTTACTCCGGTGGTCTATGGGGACAGCAGCGCACTGGAGGTCGGCGATTTATCTGTCGTAATCGGAAATCCTCTGGGAAGTCTGGGCGGAACCGTTACTGCCGGAATCGTAAGTGCTCTGGATCGCTCCATTACCATTGACGGCAAGAGCATGACGCTGCTTCAAACAGATGCTTCCATTAATCCGGGCAATTCCGGCGGCGGCATGTTCAATCAGAATGGAGAGCTGGTGGGAATCATTGTTGCCAAATCCTCCGGTTCCGATGTCGAGGGGCTGGGCTTTGCCATTCCGGTCAACAAAGTGAAAAAAATCGCTCAGGAGCTGGCGGATTACGGATATGTACGAGGAAGAATCGATACCGGCATGACCTTCGTAGATCTAACTTCCATGCGGAACGCCGTTTATTACGGGGTGACCAGCCTGGGGATCTACGTCAAGAGCGTGGACAGCGATTTTGCCAAGGCAGCCGGTTTTAAGAGCGGTGATATGATCTATTATGTAGGCGATAAAAAAAATCAATTCCGCATCGGATCTGACCAGTGCCTTTGA
- a CDS encoding stage II sporulation protein R — MAVVDSRTTAQVSLDAEESRAYLLSHLDLIEKVAEKIIKENGYDYKVNAELGVRWIPEKTYGDMTFPAGNYEALNITIGNGEGNNWWCVLFPPLCLIDGSDDPNQLKTFETTTYAAVGMTEDLLKLRESNKEKLSTQTAIKLKFKTLELLENH; from the coding sequence ATGGCCGTAGTGGACAGCAGGACGACCGCACAGGTTTCATTGGATGCGGAAGAATCGAGGGCCTATTTATTATCCCACTTAGATTTAATCGAAAAGGTCGCAGAAAAGATAATAAAAGAAAATGGCTATGATTATAAGGTTAATGCCGAACTGGGAGTACGATGGATTCCCGAAAAGACTTATGGAGACATGACTTTTCCGGCAGGGAATTATGAAGCGTTGAACATTACCATTGGAAATGGGGAAGGAAATAATTGGTGGTGCGTATTATTCCCGCCGCTATGCCTGATCGATGGATCGGATGATCCCAATCAGCTGAAAACCTTTGAGACGACCACCTATGCGGCCGTAGGCATGACAGAAGATTTGTTGAAACTGCGGGAGTCCAATAAAGAAAAGCTTTCAACGCAGACCGCGATTAAGCTTAAATTTAAAACACTGGAATTGTTGGAAAATCATTAA
- a CDS encoding stage II sporulation protein R: MLFILICMILYTGWYTQNDKKGDVHSGIIRFHVVANSNSPEDQQLKLKVRDGVLEAVNQKLIKETMEKYDSVEAAPQSQEETGNKGKKSPRKKPWP; the protein is encoded by the coding sequence ATGTTATTTATTTTAATATGCATGATTTTATATACAGGGTGGTATACCCAAAACGATAAGAAGGGCGATGTTCATTCCGGAATTATCCGTTTTCACGTGGTGGCGAACAGCAATTCGCCGGAAGACCAACAGCTGAAATTGAAGGTACGGGACGGAGTGCTTGAGGCGGTCAATCAAAAGCTGATAAAAGAGACCATGGAAAAGTATGATTCCGTGGAAGCAGCCCCGCAGAGCCAGGAGGAGACCGGAAACAAAGGGAAGAAGAGCCCGCGAAAGAAACCATGGCCGTAG